A stretch of the Meiothermus cerbereus DSM 11376 genome encodes the following:
- a CDS encoding nitrilase-related carbon-nitrogen hydrolase, translated as MRVHLVAVQTEVQALHYTSAEGFRQHVLERTLSATQGLPEQEPRLVAFPEAFALPLLFWLDTPPAVREAKTSLQAALQLIRENWRAALGLGVLSPAVFYHLRAPKVWPVYEQAFREAAQAVGAYVVAGSIFSPFMDWEPTQGLHPQGKRAYNFSLVISPQGTILGRVPKVNLTPHEQGAFLSRGQPGRQTLKTRLGTIANLICLDAFHDSLIEQADAAGAWLVVQPSANAARWEGPWSGDPGQIEGEVWLREGLAKKLQNRENLRYGLNPMLNGHLYDLYFEGKSGIYQAGGPLALADSPVGDAFVRVAVELPDSGTSF; from the coding sequence ATGCGGGTGCATCTGGTGGCTGTGCAAACTGAGGTACAGGCCCTGCACTATACCAGTGCCGAGGGCTTCAGGCAGCATGTGCTCGAGCGAACCCTGTCCGCTACCCAAGGGCTGCCCGAGCAAGAGCCCCGCCTGGTTGCCTTTCCCGAAGCCTTCGCCCTACCGCTGTTGTTCTGGCTCGATACCCCTCCAGCCGTGCGGGAGGCCAAAACCAGCCTGCAGGCCGCGCTGCAACTGATTCGGGAAAACTGGCGGGCCGCCCTTGGGCTAGGCGTCTTGAGTCCTGCGGTGTTCTACCATCTGCGGGCCCCCAAGGTCTGGCCGGTGTACGAGCAGGCTTTTCGGGAAGCCGCCCAGGCCGTAGGGGCCTATGTGGTGGCTGGCAGCATTTTCAGCCCCTTTATGGACTGGGAACCCACCCAAGGACTGCACCCCCAGGGCAAGCGCGCCTATAACTTTTCGCTGGTCATTTCGCCGCAGGGCACCATCCTGGGACGTGTTCCCAAGGTTAACCTGACCCCGCACGAGCAGGGGGCTTTTTTATCGCGGGGGCAGCCCGGCAGGCAAACCCTGAAAACCCGGCTGGGCACCATTGCCAACCTGATCTGTCTGGACGCTTTTCACGATAGCCTGATCGAGCAGGCCGATGCTGCCGGAGCCTGGCTGGTGGTGCAGCCCTCAGCCAATGCGGCCCGCTGGGAGGGGCCCTGGAGTGGTGATCCAGGTCAAATAGAGGGGGAGGTCTGGCTGCGCGAGGGGCTGGCCAAAAAGCTACAAAACCGCGAAAATCTTCGCTATGGCCTGAACCCCATGCTGAATGGACACCTCTACGACCTTTATTTTGAGGGCAAAAGCGGCATCTACCAGGCTGGCGGGCCGCTGGCCCTGGCCGATAGCCCCGTGGGCGATGCCTTTGTGCGCGTGGCGGTAGAACTACCCGATAGCGGAACCTCTTTCTAA
- a CDS encoding RrF2 family transcriptional regulator, with product MRLSKTDIYAFKVLGYLGTQPLERFVGSEELGQATGVPHTYLMRILAALVGHHLVVSKKGQGGGYALPRPPQEINLRDVIRAVDGPIAPLACVSLNWPKACLEEKRCHARSTVWLKVRDAVLQSLGQVSVADLAADFQQGVDYSECLDHLLPSSELLTRRTKTPRQ from the coding sequence ATGCGCCTCTCCAAAACTGATATCTACGCCTTTAAAGTCCTGGGCTACCTGGGCACCCAGCCCCTCGAGCGCTTCGTGGGCAGCGAAGAGCTGGGCCAGGCCACAGGCGTGCCCCATACCTACCTCATGCGGATTCTGGCCGCACTGGTGGGGCACCATCTGGTGGTTTCCAAAAAGGGGCAGGGTGGGGGGTATGCCCTGCCCCGTCCGCCCCAGGAAATCAACCTACGCGACGTGATCCGGGCCGTGGATGGCCCCATCGCTCCCCTGGCCTGCGTGAGCCTCAACTGGCCCAAAGCCTGCCTGGAGGAAAAGCGCTGTCATGCCCGCAGCACCGTCTGGCTCAAGGTGCGCGACGCCGTTTTGCAAAGCCTGGGCCAGGTCAGCGTGGCCGATCTGGCCGCCGACTTCCAGCAGGGGGTAGATTACTCGGAGTGCCTGGATCACCTGCTGCCCTCGAGCGAGCTTCTCACCCGCCGCACCAAAACGCCCAGGCAGTAA